Proteins co-encoded in one Pedosphaera parvula Ellin514 genomic window:
- a CDS encoding PAS domain S-box protein yields the protein MKNEIRILMLEDEARDVTLANRALKEGDIPFSLKRVVTRSAFLNELQKNTPDLIISDHALPDFDGSAALQLAREKSPDIPFIFFTSSLGEENILDNLKMGASDYVLKHRINDLAPAVRRVLREKEERIRRKQAEAALRKSEEQLRALIENVTDYAIYMLDIEGRVASWNAGAERMKGYQAEEVIGKPFSVFFSGEDAESRIPESLLRRSPIEGTTKHQGWCVRKDGTRFCASWSITPVRDGSGKINGFSTVTRDVTEQAKAEEALQKSEERYRLLVEFSPCGVLVHSGGRVIFSNSTAAKMLGAKDLQQMLGRSIRDFIHPDCWAAVEKRIESLHAGKIVPFLEEIWVGFDGRPVDVMVGATPLVFEKDFENPVIQVIALDISELKRSEEDLRKSEERFRLAVESVKDYAIYMLDKDGRVTSWNEGAERITGLGADEVLSKVVNHCEPDNKKAKKEAAKELERAAMEGRIQNEGWCQRKDGSSYYAIWTVTAVKDAADTITGFLKVARDVTERKQHEEQVARWNTELEQRVAERTAQLEAANKELEAFSYSVSHDLRAPLRHIDGFVDILQTTALEKLDEESRQHLQTIADSAKQMAKLIDDLLGFSRMSRVKMNKRQVNLATLVQDAARHLQGDMKGRAIEWAIGDLPTVEGDPEMLRQVFMNLIDNALKYSRNQKKARVEIGSFPEEDDNVVFVRDNGVGFDMRYADKLFGVFQRLHRAAEFEGTGVGLANVRRIIHRHGGRTWAEGEINAGATFYFTLPKKVIE from the coding sequence GTGAAAAACGAAATTCGCATTTTGATGCTGGAGGATGAGGCCAGGGATGTTACCCTGGCAAATCGTGCTCTTAAAGAAGGAGATATTCCTTTTTCTTTAAAAAGAGTGGTAACGCGTTCGGCCTTTCTCAATGAATTACAAAAGAATACGCCTGATCTGATTATTTCAGATCATGCGCTTCCGGACTTCGACGGATCGGCAGCTTTACAGCTGGCGAGAGAGAAATCACCTGACATCCCGTTCATTTTCTTTACGAGTTCGCTCGGTGAGGAAAATATTCTGGACAATCTCAAAATGGGAGCCAGCGACTACGTCCTGAAGCACCGAATCAATGATCTCGCACCGGCTGTTCGACGGGTATTACGTGAGAAGGAGGAACGGATTCGCAGAAAGCAGGCTGAAGCCGCGCTACGAAAGAGCGAGGAACAGCTTCGGGCATTAATCGAAAATGTAACTGATTACGCGATCTACATGCTGGACATTGAAGGCCGCGTGGCAAGCTGGAATGCGGGGGCAGAACGCATGAAGGGCTACCAGGCCGAGGAAGTTATCGGCAAACCATTTTCCGTATTTTTTAGCGGGGAAGATGCCGAAAGCCGCATTCCCGAATCTCTTTTAAGGCGCTCGCCGATAGAAGGCACTACGAAACATCAGGGATGGTGCGTTCGCAAGGACGGAACCCGGTTCTGTGCCAGTTGGAGCATTACCCCAGTGCGGGATGGTTCGGGAAAAATCAATGGCTTCAGCACCGTAACACGTGATGTGACCGAGCAGGCAAAGGCTGAGGAAGCATTGCAAAAAAGTGAAGAGCGGTATCGATTACTGGTTGAATTTTCCCCATGCGGGGTACTCGTGCACAGCGGTGGACGCGTGATTTTTAGCAATTCGACAGCGGCAAAAATGCTGGGCGCAAAAGATCTCCAGCAAATGCTTGGCAGATCAATTCGCGACTTCATCCATCCAGATTGCTGGGCGGCCGTGGAAAAACGCATTGAATCGCTGCATGCAGGCAAAATCGTGCCTTTTTTGGAAGAAATCTGGGTCGGATTTGATGGAAGGCCCGTGGACGTAATGGTTGGCGCCACGCCGCTTGTATTTGAAAAGGATTTTGAGAACCCGGTGATCCAGGTCATCGCCCTTGATATTTCCGAGCTCAAACGAAGTGAAGAGGATCTTCGCAAAAGCGAGGAACGTTTTCGACTGGCCGTGGAAAGCGTCAAGGACTACGCCATTTATATGCTCGACAAGGATGGACGCGTAACGAGCTGGAACGAGGGAGCCGAACGAATTACCGGCCTTGGCGCAGATGAGGTTTTGAGCAAAGTTGTTAATCATTGCGAACCCGATAATAAGAAGGCCAAAAAGGAGGCGGCAAAGGAACTGGAACGAGCTGCAATGGAAGGAAGAATCCAAAACGAAGGATGGTGCCAACGAAAGGATGGTTCGAGTTATTATGCCATCTGGACAGTCACGGCAGTGAAGGATGCCGCCGATACAATTACCGGCTTTTTAAAGGTGGCCAGGGACGTCACGGAACGAAAACAGCATGAGGAACAGGTGGCGCGCTGGAACACTGAATTGGAACAGCGAGTGGCGGAAAGAACAGCACAATTGGAAGCCGCCAATAAGGAGTTGGAAGCCTTCAGCTATTCGGTTTCACACGACCTTCGCGCACCGTTGCGCCATATAGATGGGTTTGTAGATATACTTCAAACCACTGCCCTGGAAAAACTGGACGAGGAGAGCCGCCAGCATCTTCAAACCATCGCCGATTCCGCAAAGCAAATGGCCAAGCTGATTGATGATTTGTTGGGATTTTCGCGAATGTCGCGCGTGAAGATGAATAAGCGTCAGGTTAACCTCGCCACGTTGGTGCAGGATGCCGCCCGGCACTTGCAAGGCGATATGAAAGGCCGCGCAATTGAATGGGCGATCGGCGACCTTCCCACAGTTGAAGGTGACCCTGAAATGTTGCGTCAGGTCTTCATGAACTTGATTGATAATGCACTCAAATACAGTCGCAACCAAAAGAAGGCCCGCGTCGAAATCGGTTCCTTTCCGGAGGAGGACGATAATGTGGTATTCGTTCGCGATAATGGTGTCGGCTTTGACATGCGATATGCCGACAAGTTGTTTGGCGTTTTCCAACGTTTGCACAGGGCCGCTGAATTCGAAGGGACGGGCGTGGGTCTGGCCAATGTGCGCAGAATTATTCATAGGCATGGCGGGCGCACCTGGGCCGAAGGGGAAATTAATGCGGGCGCAACGTTTTATTTCACTCTTCCAAAAAAGGTTATTGAGTGA
- a CDS encoding thioesterase domain-containing protein, whose amino-acid sequence MLWGYANLAPHLGADQAVYGIKSRALNGAEEFKSLEDMASFYIEQIRLVQKEGPYYLGGYCFGGNVAYEMARQLEEQGEEVALLALLDAAPSNRGYEQVPWWKPAYGFRFAQNFSFWLDDFFKSKPEERREFVLRKARSLGRKFLKKIFRSGAGQPQVDLEEVIDLTKFPQHELRLWQLHLDALVRHVSKPYAGKVTLFRTRGQPLFCSLDDDFCWGALVGALEIRRIPGSHESIFMEPDVKELANELKACLVETCSQTTAEKKENLELTVV is encoded by the coding sequence GTGCTCTGGGGATATGCCAATTTAGCGCCCCATCTCGGCGCGGATCAGGCCGTGTATGGAATCAAATCCAGGGCCTTGAACGGAGCCGAGGAATTTAAATCCCTCGAGGACATGGCTTCTTTCTATATCGAGCAAATACGTTTGGTGCAAAAGGAAGGACCGTATTATCTCGGTGGATACTGTTTCGGAGGAAACGTTGCCTATGAGATGGCCCGGCAGTTGGAGGAGCAGGGCGAGGAAGTGGCACTGCTGGCCCTCCTCGACGCCGCGCCTTCAAACCGTGGCTATGAACAGGTGCCGTGGTGGAAACCGGCATATGGATTTCGCTTTGCCCAAAATTTCTCTTTTTGGTTGGACGATTTCTTCAAGTCCAAACCCGAGGAACGACGCGAATTTGTATTACGCAAGGCAAGGTCATTAGGACGGAAATTCCTTAAGAAGATATTCCGATCTGGCGCGGGCCAGCCACAGGTTGACTTGGAGGAAGTCATTGACCTTACCAAATTTCCCCAGCACGAACTGCGTCTCTGGCAGCTTCATCTGGATGCTTTGGTGCGGCATGTATCCAAGCCCTATGCTGGGAAGGTTACCCTATTCCGCACCCGGGGCCAGCCGCTATTCTGTTCTCTCGATGATGATTTTTGCTGGGGCGCACTGGTGGGCGCACTGGAAATACGAAGAATCCCCGGCTCTCACGAAAGCATCTTTATGGAGCCGGATGTTAAGGAACTGGCCAATGAACTGAAGGCATGTCTTGTGGAAACCTGCTCTCAAACCACTGCTGAAAAGAAAGAAAACCTGGAACTGACTGTTGTATGA